From Pseudochaenichthys georgianus chromosome 11, fPseGeo1.2, whole genome shotgun sequence, a single genomic window includes:
- the LOC117454681 gene encoding sperm acrosome membrane-associated protein 4-like has protein sequence MKSVWTAGIVLSAIIAAAQCLTCRQCPISASATCLSGKDIQCAVNELCFHGELRFNGTEQVSLHKRGCLSTTLCGRILDSNFLGEGFTVLLQCCVFNLCNGAASVQLSVTAALSAAMLSSLWGLL, from the exons ATGAAGAGCGTTTGGACAGCAGGGATTGTGCTGAGCGCCATCATCGCCGCAG CACAATGCCTGACCTGCCGCCAGTGCCCTATTAGCGCATCTGCGACCTGTCTCTCTGGAAAGGACATCCAATGTGCTGTAAATGAGCTCTGCTTTCACGGGGAACTAA GGTTCAACGGGACAGAACAGGTGTCCCTGCACAAACGCGGCTGCCTGAGCACCACTCTGTGTGGGAGAATACTGGACAGCAACTTTCTCGGTGAAGGATTCACTGTGTTACTCCAGTGTTGTGTATTTAACCTGTGTAACGGAGCTGCGTCTGTCCAGCTGTCTGTGACTGCAGCCCTCTCTGCCGCCATGCTGTCCTCTCTGTGGggcttgttgtag
- the LOC117454762 gene encoding protein Bouncer-like encodes MKSVWTAGIVLSAIIVAAQCLTCRQCPVGVFGTCLFGSDTVCNNGTEGCFRGEAQFNATGTFTLHIRGCVDLDLCGKTLSGSILGAGYTSSFQCCTTNLCNGAASVQLSVTAALCAAVLSSLWGLW; translated from the exons ATGAAGAGCGTTTGGACAGCAGGGATTGTGCTGAGTGCCATCATCGTCGCAG CACAATGCCTGACCTGCCGTCAGTGCCCTGTTGGTGTTTTTGGGACATGTCTGTTTGGAAGCGACACTGTATGTAATAATGGGACTGAGGGCTGCTTTCGTGGGGAAGCAC AGTTCAATGCAACAGGAACTTTTACCCTACACATCCGCGGCTGTGTGGACTTGGATCTGTGTGGGAAGACGTTGTCCGGCAGCATCCTGGGAGCAGGATACACCAGCAGCTTCCAGTGTTGCACGACTAACCTGTGTAACGGAGCTGCGTCTGTCCAGCTGTCTGTGACTGCAGCCCTCTGTGCCGCCGTGCTGTCCTCTCTGTGGGGCTTGTGGTAG